The following proteins are encoded in a genomic region of Paenibacillus sp. FSL R7-0273:
- a CDS encoding class I SAM-dependent DNA methyltransferase, protein MSSYGKFAYVYDELMADMPYPDWLAFAEAAWAKYGKPRTVAELGCGTGSITIPLAGAGYHMTGIDLSSDMLSVAQQKMERHPQGRRFLREGSVRWIRQDMTEWELPEPVDAVISFCDCLNYVLEEKDIQAVLARTYAGLKPGGTFLFDVHHPNTLVRYEEEQPFVLDEPSVSYIWTCELDVPRREIEHHLSIFAREEGSGLYRRFEESHVQRAYDPQWLTEELRKAGFSEVQLYADFEWLPADDSAERLFYVAVK, encoded by the coding sequence TTGTCTTCCTACGGGAAATTTGCTTATGTATACGACGAACTGATGGCGGACATGCCGTATCCAGACTGGCTGGCCTTCGCGGAAGCCGCATGGGCTAAATACGGCAAGCCGCGGACCGTGGCTGAGCTTGGCTGCGGTACAGGCAGCATTACGATCCCGCTGGCTGGAGCAGGCTATCATATGACCGGAATTGATCTCTCTTCGGATATGCTGTCTGTGGCCCAGCAGAAGATGGAGCGGCATCCGCAAGGACGCCGGTTTCTGCGTGAGGGCAGCGTGCGCTGGATCAGACAGGATATGACAGAATGGGAGCTGCCGGAGCCGGTCGATGCGGTCATTTCCTTTTGCGACTGCCTGAACTATGTGCTTGAGGAAAAGGATATTCAGGCAGTTCTGGCCCGGACCTATGCCGGACTGAAGCCTGGAGGGACATTCCTGTTCGATGTGCATCATCCGAATACGCTGGTGCGCTACGAGGAAGAGCAGCCCTTTGTGCTGGACGAGCCTTCGGTATCCTACATCTGGACCTGTGAGCTGGATGTGCCGCGCCGCGAGATTGAGCATCATCTGTCCATCTTTGCACGGGAAGAGGGAAGCGGCCTGTACCGCCGGTTTGAAGAGAGTCATGTGCAGCGCGCCTATGATCCTCAGTGGCTTACGGAGGAGCTGCGTAAGGCAGGCTTCAGCGAGGTGCAGCTGTATGCTGACTTTGAATGGCTTCCGGCGGATGACAGCGCGGAGCGCCTGTTCTATGTAGCTGTGAAATAA
- a CDS encoding ABC transporter substrate-binding protein codes for MKNKWLISLLVVSMLVFLAGCGGKSNSGNSGGESSVLNGGAGDAATELSYWTFVELHGQHFEKMLEKWNAANPDRQIKLNVTVMPYDDMHNKLSIAVQTGVGAPDIADIELGKFPDFLAGDPQLEPLNDVAEPFKGTVVQSQLDLYAKEGNIYGLSTHVGATVAFYNTEILDEAGVDYKSIVTWDDFKKAGIQVYEKTGKYMGTADTSAIWQASLLLAQQESDLTDADGKPQVNSPEMVRAMTMLKDLQDNHVISTIAGGQPDTEEAYGEYNSGNYAAAFMPLWQMSRYTNYMKDLSGKIAIAPLPVLEKGMHRSYGGGGTGTVVTKTAKDIQLAKDFIAYAKLSLDANIEIWNTLGFDPINMSVWDMKEVTHNPENQFVKYFVNNPFDVLNEIKEEINLIKSTSASPTINNVLCTVTLNEIFEDGKDVQQALDDAQTQIEQELK; via the coding sequence ATGAAAAACAAATGGCTGATTTCTTTACTGGTCGTATCCATGCTGGTGTTCTTGGCCGGCTGCGGCGGTAAGTCTAACTCAGGCAATTCCGGCGGAGAGTCCTCCGTCCTGAACGGCGGTGCCGGTGATGCGGCCACGGAGCTGTCCTATTGGACGTTTGTCGAGCTGCACGGGCAGCATTTTGAGAAAATGCTGGAGAAGTGGAACGCCGCCAATCCTGACCGGCAGATTAAGCTGAATGTAACCGTCATGCCGTACGATGATATGCACAACAAGCTGTCCATCGCTGTGCAGACGGGTGTGGGAGCGCCGGATATTGCCGATATTGAGCTCGGTAAATTCCCGGATTTCCTGGCCGGTGACCCGCAGCTGGAGCCGCTTAACGATGTAGCAGAGCCGTTTAAAGGTACGGTTGTGCAATCCCAGCTCGATCTCTACGCCAAGGAGGGCAACATCTACGGTTTATCCACCCACGTAGGGGCGACGGTCGCTTTTTATAATACCGAAATTCTTGATGAGGCCGGAGTGGATTACAAAAGCATCGTAACCTGGGATGATTTCAAAAAAGCGGGCATTCAGGTCTACGAAAAAACCGGCAAATACATGGGCACCGCCGACACCAGTGCAATCTGGCAGGCTTCGCTGCTCCTGGCCCAGCAGGAATCAGACCTCACGGATGCTGACGGCAAGCCGCAGGTGAATTCTCCTGAGATGGTCAGAGCGATGACGATGCTGAAGGATCTGCAGGACAATCACGTCATTTCCACTATTGCCGGCGGGCAGCCGGATACGGAAGAGGCTTACGGCGAGTATAACTCAGGCAACTATGCAGCCGCCTTTATGCCGCTGTGGCAGATGTCCCGCTACACCAACTATATGAAAGACCTGAGCGGTAAAATCGCCATCGCCCCGTTGCCCGTCCTTGAAAAAGGCATGCACAGATCCTACGGCGGCGGCGGTACCGGAACAGTCGTGACCAAGACGGCTAAGGACATTCAGCTGGCAAAGGATTTTATCGCCTATGCAAAGCTGTCGCTCGATGCCAATATCGAAATCTGGAATACGCTCGGCTTTGACCCGATCAACATGAGCGTCTGGGATATGAAGGAGGTAACCCACAATCCGGAAAACCAGTTCGTCAAATATTTTGTCAACAACCCGTTTGATGTGCTGAACGAAATTAAAGAGGAGATCAATCTGATCAAATCGACCTCCGCCTCGCCTACGATCAATAATGTGCTGTGTACAGTGACGCTGAATGAGATTTTTGAGGACGGAAAAGATGTCCAGCAGGCGCTGGATGATGCCCAGACGCAGATTGAACAGGAGCTGAAGTAG
- a CDS encoding carbohydrate ABC transporter permease: MIKNFLYSQKVAPYVFVLPFVLIFIIFWVYPLLSSFGMSFQKVTLGQEASFIGADNYTKLMGDTIFFKAVRNSAVYMILTLLILIPFPMLFAVLINSKAMWGREFFKSSFFFPALTSVVVAGTIFRLMFGEMEGSLINSLLGMFGVEPVKFLKGQTTGFVALVALASWRWMGVNMLYFLSGLKNIPDDYYEAASIDGASAFQRFTRITIPLLKPTTIYVLTISIYAGLAMFIESMMLWNGNNSPKNIGLTIVGYLYRQGIEKNNLGYAAAVGIVLLIITMVINLTQLAISGMFKKEED, from the coding sequence ATGATCAAAAACTTCCTTTATTCGCAAAAAGTAGCTCCCTATGTCTTCGTGCTGCCTTTTGTGCTCATATTCATCATCTTCTGGGTCTACCCGCTGCTGAGCTCGTTCGGCATGAGCTTTCAAAAGGTGACGCTCGGCCAGGAGGCCAGCTTTATTGGAGCGGATAACTACACCAAGCTGATGGGGGATACCATCTTTTTCAAAGCGGTACGCAACAGTGCGGTGTATATGATTCTGACTCTTCTGATCCTGATCCCGTTCCCGATGCTGTTCGCCGTACTGATCAACAGTAAAGCCATGTGGGGCCGTGAGTTTTTTAAATCCTCGTTCTTTTTCCCGGCGTTGACCTCGGTGGTGGTGGCGGGAACGATTTTCCGGCTGATGTTCGGGGAGATGGAGGGCTCGCTGATCAACAGCCTTCTGGGTATGTTCGGCGTGGAGCCGGTTAAATTTCTGAAGGGACAGACTACCGGTTTTGTTGCTCTGGTGGCGCTGGCGAGCTGGCGGTGGATGGGTGTGAACATGCTGTATTTTCTATCCGGACTGAAAAATATCCCTGACGACTACTACGAAGCCGCCTCAATTGACGGGGCATCCGCCTTCCAGCGGTTCACCCGGATCACCATACCTCTGCTGAAGCCGACGACGATTTATGTGCTTACGATCAGTATTTATGCCGGACTGGCCATGTTTATCGAGAGCATGATGCTCTGGAACGGGAATAACTCTCCCAAGAACATCGGGCTGACCATTGTCGGTTACCTGTACCGGCAGGGGATCGAAAAAAATAATCTCGGCTACGCGGCTGCGGTCGGTATCGTGCTGCTCATCATCACTATGGTGATTAATCTGACCCAACTGGCGATCAGCGGGATGTTCAAGAAGGAGGAGGATTAG
- a CDS encoding carbohydrate ABC transporter permease, with the protein MNTGTLRKILLFAFFSVLCLLILVPFYAVTIASFKPGEDLIRYGLNLRFDLSAMSLDNFVFLFTGEHAYFTWFFNSLLLTVVQVVLTLLVSATVAYGFSAYEFRGKNLLFVCVLLIMMVPFEILLLPLYTLTFNMGLMNSYSAIILPGVAGAATIFFFRQYLRGIPKEMIAAGRVDGANEYAIYARLILPVMKPSFAAMAILNGMNSWNNFLWPFMVLSDENKYTLPIGLKTLLTPYGNNYDLLIVGSFFSILPILALFLGFQKYFIDGMTAGAVKG; encoded by the coding sequence ATGAATACAGGGACGCTCCGTAAAATCCTCCTGTTTGCCTTTTTCAGTGTGCTGTGCCTGCTGATCCTCGTGCCTTTTTATGCTGTGACGATTGCTTCGTTCAAGCCCGGGGAGGATCTGATCCGCTACGGCCTTAATCTGCGTTTTGACCTGTCGGCGATGAGCCTGGACAATTTCGTCTTTCTGTTCACCGGGGAGCATGCCTATTTCACCTGGTTTTTCAATTCACTGCTGCTGACAGTGGTACAGGTTGTATTGACGCTGCTGGTCAGCGCTACGGTTGCTTACGGCTTTTCGGCCTATGAATTCAGAGGGAAAAACCTGCTGTTTGTCTGTGTGCTGCTCATTATGATGGTGCCGTTTGAGATTCTGCTGCTGCCGCTGTACACCTTGACGTTTAATATGGGGCTGATGAACAGCTATTCGGCGATAATTCTGCCGGGTGTGGCGGGTGCGGCGACGATCTTTTTCTTCCGGCAGTATCTGCGGGGCATTCCCAAGGAGATGATTGCGGCCGGGCGGGTGGACGGGGCGAATGAATATGCGATTTATGCGCGCCTGATTCTGCCGGTGATGAAGCCGTCCTTTGCGGCGATGGCGATCCTGAACGGGATGAACAGCTGGAACAACTTCCTCTGGCCGTTTATGGTGCTGAGTGATGAAAATAAATATACCCTGCCGATCGGCCTCAAGACGCTGCTCACTCCCTACGGTAACAACTACGATCTGTTGATCGTGGGCTCGTTTTTTTCCATTCTGCCGATACTGGCGCTGTTTCTCGGGTTTCAAA